The following coding sequences are from one Equus caballus isolate H_3958 breed thoroughbred chromosome 27, TB-T2T, whole genome shotgun sequence window:
- the CHRNA6 gene encoding neuronal acetylcholine receptor subunit alpha-6 isoform X3, with amino-acid sequence METNLWLRHIWNDYKLRWDPMEYDGIETLRVPADKIWKPDIVLYNNAVGDFQVEGKTKALLTYDGMITWTPPAIFKSSCPMDITFFPFDHQNCSLKFGSWTYDKAEIDLLIIGSKVDMNDFWENSEWEIVDASGYKHDIKYNCCEEIYTDITYSFYIRRLPMFYTTNLIIPCLFISFLTVLVFYLPSDCGEKVTLCISVLLSLTVFLLVITETIPSTSLVIPLVGEYLLFTMIFVTLSIVVTVFVLNIHYRTPTTHTMPKWVKTVFLQLLPQILMMGRPLDKMREASSEKKRKGLPSRPAKVKLDHCRQPKRLKESCHCHRSGELATRRRISHQPLQWTTGSSEHSPEVEDVIDSVRFIAENMKNQNEAKEVEDDWKYVAMVVDRVFLWLFIIVCVFGTAGLFLQPLLGSTGKS; translated from the exons ATCTGGAATGATTATAAATTGCGCTGGGATCCAATGGAATATGATGGCATCGAGACTCTTCGCGTCCCTGCAGATAAGATCTGGAAGCCTGACATTGTTCTCTACAACAA TGCTGTTGGTGACTTCCAAGTTGAAGGCAAGACAAAAGCTCTTCTCACGTATGATGGCATGATAACCTGGACTCCGCCAGCCATTTTTAAGAGTTCCTGTCCTATGGATAtcacatttttcccttttgatcatCAAAATTGTTCCCTGAAATTTGGTTCCTGGACATATGACAAAGCTGAAATTGATCTTCTAATCATTGGATCTAAAGTGGATATGAATGATTTTTGGGAAAACAGTGAATGGGAAATTGTTGATGCTTCTGGCTACAAGCATGACATAAAGTACAACTGTTGTGAAGAAATATACACAGATATAACCTATTCTTTCTATATTCGAAGATTGCCAATGTTTTACACCACTAATCTGATCATCCCttgtctctttatttcctttctaacCGTGTTGGTCTTTTACCTGCCTTCTGACTGTGGTGAAAAAGTGACACTTTGCATTTCAGTTCTGCTTTCTCTGACTGTGTTTTTGCTAGTAATCACAGAAACCATCCCGTCCACGTCTCTCGTGATCCCACTGGTGGGCGAGTACCTACTGTTCACCATGATCTTTGTCACCCTGTCCATCGTGGTGACTGTGTTTGTGTTGAACATACACTATCGCACCCCGACAACACACACCATGCCCAAATGGGTGAAGACGGTTTTCCTCCAGCTCTTACCCCAGATCCTGATGATGGGGAGGCCTCTGGACAAGATGAGGGAGGCAAGTTCTGAGAAAAAGCGCAAAGGCCTTCCCAGTAGGCCTGCCAAAGTCAAGTTGGATCATTGCAGACAGCCCAAACGTCTGAAAGAATCCTGCCACTGCCATAGATCAGGTGAGCTCGCCACCAGGAGAAGGATAAGTCATCAGCCTTTACAGTGGACGACCGGAAGTTCAGAGCACTCGCCTGAGGTCGAAGACGTAATTGACAGTGTTCGATTCATAGCAGAAAACATGAAGAACCAAAATGAAGCGAAGGAG gtGGAAGACGACTGGAAATACGTGGCCATGGTGGTGGACAGagtatttctttggctatttaTCATTGTCTGTGTGTTTGGAACTGCAGGGCTGTTTCTACAGCCACTACTGGGGAGCACAGGAAAATCTTAA